One Sphingopyxis macrogoltabida genomic region harbors:
- the dprA gene encoding DNA-processing protein DprA, whose protein sequence is MTPAERLARLRLIRTPHVGPVSWHQLMQRFGSGEAALDALPDLALRGGAGRPRIAPADAVLREIDRVAALGARHIFSDEDDYSPLLCEVEGAPPVVIVRGDAAMLRRPCVAIVGARNASAAACRFARQLAADLAARDVTVVSGLARGVDTAAHIGALGGSTAGVIASGIDIAFPPENAALQEKIASDQLLVAEQPPGTEPLARHFPSRNRIIAGMAHGTVVIEAAPRSGSLITARRAGDYGREVMAVPGSPLDPRAQGCNLLIREGATLIQNVDDVIEAVGPIDTRMVREPVRPFALAAGALSAAAIDAGEGDRRDVAALLGPTPVAIDELVRQSGQAATTVQLVLLELELAGRIERHAGARVSLV, encoded by the coding sequence GTGACGCCAGCCGAACGGCTGGCGCGGCTGCGGTTGATCCGCACGCCGCATGTCGGACCGGTAAGCTGGCACCAGCTCATGCAGCGTTTCGGTTCGGGCGAGGCGGCGCTCGATGCGCTTCCCGATCTCGCGCTGCGGGGTGGTGCGGGGAGGCCCCGTATCGCGCCCGCCGACGCCGTGCTGCGTGAAATCGATCGGGTCGCGGCGCTTGGCGCGCGTCATATCTTCAGTGACGAAGACGATTATTCGCCGTTGCTGTGCGAGGTCGAGGGCGCGCCGCCGGTCGTCATCGTGCGCGGCGATGCCGCGATGCTGCGCCGCCCTTGTGTCGCGATCGTCGGCGCGCGCAATGCCTCGGCAGCGGCGTGCCGCTTCGCGCGTCAGCTTGCGGCAGATCTCGCTGCGCGGGATGTCACGGTCGTCAGCGGCCTTGCGCGCGGGGTCGACACTGCGGCGCATATCGGCGCTCTCGGCGGATCGACGGCGGGCGTCATCGCCAGCGGGATCGACATCGCTTTCCCGCCCGAGAATGCCGCGTTGCAGGAAAAGATCGCGAGCGATCAGCTGCTCGTCGCCGAACAGCCGCCGGGGACCGAACCGCTCGCGCGCCATTTCCCGTCGCGCAACCGGATCATCGCCGGCATGGCGCATGGCACGGTGGTGATCGAAGCGGCGCCCCGTTCGGGATCGCTGATCACCGCGCGCCGCGCCGGCGATTACGGGCGCGAGGTGATGGCGGTGCCGGGTTCGCCGCTCGACCCCCGCGCGCAGGGTTGCAACCTGCTGATCCGCGAAGGCGCGACGCTGATCCAGAATGTCGACGACGTGATCGAGGCGGTCGGGCCGATCGATACGCGCATGGTCCGCGAACCGGTCCGGCCTTTTGCCCTAGCCGCCGGCGCCCTTTCGGCTGCCGCGATCGACGCGGGCGAGGGCGACCGGCGCGATGTTGCCGCGCTGCTCGGACCGACGCCCGTTGCGATCGACGAGTTGGTCCGGCAATCGGGTCAGGCCGCGACAACGGTCCAGCTCGTTCTCCTCGAGCTCGAGCTGGCCGGTCGGATTGAGCGGCATGCGGGCGCGCGGGTTTCGCTGGTGTGA
- a CDS encoding VWA domain-containing protein has translation MRSRYLTGVTMLAVLASAPAPLPVAVAQAQPAASQQGFCRTADPLPRLDPEARPQQQSNAGYKTKGGRVSRDEAMPMASPPPPPPPPPPPPPPSPVYAPEARSDESAEAVVVTGSSAERGAADMSAPVESPPPPAAPSAGSSSDYARTSPTILPPYPPRPRPQPQPQSGILTAGEHDDLLNPELYAAYVNRTSLGQEIRVLPRVDTMRVVTVKVNDRSGQPIPFADVVVTCSDGNSITMATQADGSAVFFPGLDRLSERITVTARKAGRTIADARPVLVADAPGGQTVGLTANQAAAKVSKLDLMLVVDTTGSMGDEISYLQAELRSIIGAITAKHRDLDIRIGFVFYRDLGDEYVTRTIAFDSDIGRVQGQLAQQYASGGGDYPEAMDQALIRAVGQSWRPDAVKSLLLVADAPPHDDKFGRTWAAAEAARARRIHITPVAASGVADKAEYAMRAMAAATQSRYLFLTDDSGVGNPHAPPAIDCYLVTRLDALVRRVIDSQISGRRIEPADQEIIRSVGNYDAGKCILPADFKWQNQ, from the coding sequence ATGCGTAGCCGATATCTGACCGGCGTCACGATGTTGGCCGTTCTTGCGTCTGCGCCCGCACCCCTGCCGGTTGCCGTCGCCCAAGCGCAGCCCGCGGCCAGTCAGCAGGGCTTTTGCCGTACCGCCGATCCCTTGCCGCGTCTCGACCCCGAAGCCCGGCCGCAGCAGCAATCGAACGCGGGTTACAAAACCAAAGGCGGCCGCGTTTCGCGTGACGAGGCAATGCCGATGGCGTCGCCACCCCCGCCGCCTCCGCCGCCGCCACCTCCGCCGCCGCCGTCCCCGGTTTATGCACCCGAGGCGCGCTCGGACGAAAGTGCCGAGGCGGTCGTGGTTACCGGGTCGAGCGCCGAGCGCGGCGCGGCTGACATGTCGGCGCCGGTCGAAAGCCCGCCGCCTCCCGCCGCGCCTTCCGCGGGTTCGTCGAGCGATTATGCCCGGACCAGCCCGACGATATTGCCGCCATACCCACCGCGGCCACGCCCGCAACCGCAGCCGCAATCGGGCATATTGACCGCGGGCGAGCATGACGACCTGCTCAACCCCGAACTTTATGCCGCCTATGTGAACCGGACTAGCCTTGGACAGGAAATTCGCGTGCTGCCCCGCGTCGACACGATGCGTGTCGTCACGGTGAAGGTGAACGACCGCAGCGGCCAGCCGATCCCCTTCGCCGACGTCGTCGTGACCTGTTCGGACGGCAACAGCATCACCATGGCGACGCAGGCCGACGGCAGCGCGGTCTTTTTCCCCGGCCTCGACCGGCTGAGCGAACGGATCACGGTCACCGCACGCAAGGCCGGCCGGACCATTGCCGACGCGCGGCCGGTGCTCGTCGCCGACGCGCCAGGTGGCCAGACCGTCGGGCTGACCGCGAATCAGGCGGCGGCCAAGGTCAGCAAGCTCGACCTGATGCTCGTCGTCGACACCACGGGGAGCATGGGCGACGAAATCAGTTACCTGCAGGCCGAATTGCGCTCGATCATCGGCGCCATCACCGCGAAGCACCGCGATCTCGACATCCGGATCGGCTTTGTCTTCTATCGCGATCTCGGCGACGAATATGTCACGCGGACGATCGCCTTCGACAGCGACATCGGCCGCGTGCAGGGACAGCTTGCGCAGCAATATGCGAGCGGCGGGGGCGATTATCCCGAAGCGATGGATCAGGCACTGATCCGCGCGGTCGGCCAGTCGTGGCGTCCTGATGCGGTGAAGTCGCTGCTGCTCGTCGCCGATGCGCCGCCGCACGACGACAAGTTCGGCCGGACATGGGCGGCGGCCGAGGCGGCGCGTGCCAGGCGCATCCATATCACCCCGGTGGCCGCCTCCGGCGTTGCCGACAAGGCCGAATATGCGATGCGCGCGATGGCGGCAGCCACGCAGTCGCGGTACCTGTTCCTGACCGACGACAGCGGCGTCGGCAACCCGCACGCGCCGCCGGCGATCGACTGTTACCTCGTCACCCGGCTCGACGCGCTCGTCCGGCGGGTGATCGACAGCCAGATCAGCGGCCGCCGGATCGAGCCCGCCGATCAGGAAATCATCCGCAGCGTCGGCAATTACGATGCCGGCAAATGCATCCTGCCCGCCGATTTCAAATGGCAGAACCAGTAG
- the topA gene encoding type I DNA topoisomerase yields MQLVIVESPAKAKTIEKYLGRDFKVLASYGHVRDLPPKDGSVDPDDGFAMQWQLYPDKAKRLKEIQDAAKGADRLILATDPDREGEAISWHVQELLRAKKALPQAVDRVTFNAITKQAVTDAMAHPRALDDDLIDAYRARRALDYLVGFTLSPVLWRKLPGAKSAGRVQSVTLRMVVEREREIEAFVAQQYWSVTGLFEMGGTPFRARLARWRGDKIERLTIGTEADARAAEADVKDGHFTVDAVETKPLTRNPPPPFTTSTLQQEAARKLGFSASHTMRIAQALYEDGAITYMRTDGVQMDGSAISAARKAIADRYDGGYVPDQPRQYQTKAKNAQEAHEAIRPTDFSKDKAGSGDHARLYELIWKRALASQMASARLERTSIDLSDGTGKTMLRATGQVVKFPGFLALYDEGRDDSGDDEDARLLPAMSKGDAPAKTGVEVESHETQPPPRYSEASLVKKMEELGIGRPSTYASIVQVLKDRGYVTVEKNRFIPEESGRLLTAFLERFFERYVEYDYTAGLEEELDDVSGGRAQWQAVLDRFWRDFKPRTGEVMEQKPSEITAALDEFLGPYLFPDKGDGTDPRLCPNCGTGRLALRGGKFGPFIACSNYPDCKFTRKFAQPGGSDAGDTGPETMGTDPDSGLEVTKRSGRFGPYIQLGDGKEAKRSSIPKDIPAEDFDLDYALRLLSLPREVGVHPESGKPIMAGLGRYGPYLLHDGKYAKLTGTAEIFDIGMNAAVVRIAEAASGGGRGRTKAEPLNTFGPHPTSGGEMKLMEGRFGPYVTDGTTNATLPKTADPATLTLEEAIALIDARAAKGPAKGKKKAAPKKKAAAKKPAAKKAPAKKAAAE; encoded by the coding sequence ATGCAATTGGTGATTGTGGAATCGCCCGCCAAGGCGAAGACGATCGAGAAATATCTTGGTCGCGATTTCAAGGTGCTGGCGAGTTACGGCCATGTTCGCGACCTGCCGCCGAAGGACGGCTCGGTCGATCCCGACGACGGCTTTGCGATGCAGTGGCAGCTTTATCCCGACAAGGCGAAGCGGCTGAAGGAAATCCAGGACGCCGCGAAGGGCGCCGACCGCCTGATCCTCGCGACCGACCCTGATCGCGAGGGCGAGGCAATCAGCTGGCATGTCCAGGAGTTGCTGCGCGCCAAGAAGGCGCTGCCGCAGGCGGTCGACCGCGTGACCTTCAACGCGATCACCAAGCAGGCGGTGACCGACGCGATGGCGCACCCGCGCGCGCTCGATGACGATCTGATCGACGCCTATCGCGCCCGCCGCGCGCTCGATTATCTCGTCGGCTTCACTCTGTCGCCGGTGTTGTGGCGCAAGCTGCCCGGCGCGAAATCGGCGGGCCGCGTCCAGTCGGTCACGCTGCGCATGGTCGTCGAGCGCGAGCGCGAGATCGAGGCGTTCGTCGCGCAGCAATATTGGTCGGTCACCGGCCTGTTCGAAATGGGCGGCACGCCGTTCCGGGCGCGGCTCGCACGCTGGCGCGGCGATAAGATCGAGCGACTGACGATCGGCACCGAGGCCGACGCCCGTGCCGCCGAAGCCGATGTGAAGGATGGCCATTTCACCGTCGATGCGGTCGAGACCAAGCCGCTGACGCGCAACCCGCCGCCGCCCTTCACCACCTCGACGCTGCAGCAGGAGGCAGCGCGCAAGCTCGGCTTCTCGGCGAGCCACACGATGCGGATCGCACAGGCGCTCTACGAGGACGGCGCGATCACCTATATGCGGACCGACGGCGTCCAGATGGACGGCAGCGCGATCAGCGCGGCGCGCAAGGCGATTGCCGACCGCTATGACGGCGGCTATGTCCCCGACCAGCCGCGCCAGTATCAGACCAAGGCGAAAAATGCGCAGGAAGCGCACGAAGCGATCCGCCCGACCGACTTTTCGAAGGACAAGGCCGGCAGCGGCGACCATGCACGCCTCTATGAGCTGATCTGGAAGCGTGCGCTGGCGAGCCAGATGGCGTCGGCGCGGCTCGAACGCACCAGCATCGATCTCAGCGACGGCACCGGCAAGACGATGCTGCGCGCGACGGGGCAGGTAGTGAAATTCCCCGGCTTTCTTGCTCTCTATGACGAAGGCCGCGATGACAGCGGTGACGACGAGGATGCGCGCCTGCTGCCCGCGATGAGCAAGGGCGACGCGCCGGCCAAGACCGGCGTCGAGGTCGAAAGCCACGAGACACAGCCGCCGCCGCGCTATTCGGAGGCGAGCCTTGTCAAGAAGATGGAGGAGCTCGGCATCGGGCGCCCGTCGACCTATGCCTCGATTGTCCAAGTGCTGAAGGACCGCGGCTATGTGACGGTCGAGAAAAACCGCTTCATTCCCGAAGAAAGCGGGCGGCTGCTGACTGCCTTCCTCGAACGCTTCTTCGAACGCTATGTCGAATATGACTATACCGCCGGGCTCGAGGAAGAGCTCGACGACGTGTCCGGCGGCCGCGCGCAGTGGCAGGCGGTGCTCGACCGCTTCTGGCGCGATTTCAAGCCGCGTACCGGCGAAGTGATGGAGCAGAAGCCGTCGGAGATCACCGCGGCGCTCGACGAATTCCTCGGTCCCTATCTCTTCCCCGACAAGGGCGACGGCACCGACCCGCGCCTCTGCCCCAATTGCGGCACCGGGCGGCTCGCGCTGCGCGGCGGCAAGTTTGGGCCGTTCATCGCGTGCAGCAACTATCCCGACTGCAAGTTCACGCGCAAATTCGCGCAGCCGGGAGGCAGCGACGCGGGCGACACGGGTCCGGAGACGATGGGGACCGATCCCGACAGCGGGCTGGAAGTGACGAAGCGCAGCGGGCGTTTCGGACCCTATATCCAGCTCGGCGACGGCAAGGAGGCAAAGCGCTCGTCGATCCCCAAGGACATACCGGCCGAAGATTTTGACCTCGACTATGCACTGCGACTGCTCAGCCTGCCGCGCGAGGTCGGGGTTCATCCCGAAAGCGGCAAGCCGATCATGGCGGGGCTCGGGCGCTATGGCCCCTATCTGCTCCACGACGGTAAATATGCGAAGCTGACCGGTACGGCCGAAATCTTCGACATCGGCATGAACGCTGCGGTCGTCCGGATCGCCGAGGCGGCGAGCGGCGGCGGGCGCGGGCGGACCAAGGCCGAACCGCTCAACACTTTCGGACCGCACCCGACGAGCGGCGGCGAGATGAAGCTGATGGAAGGGCGCTTCGGCCCCTATGTCACCGACGGCACGACCAACGCGACTTTGCCCAAGACGGCCGATCCCGCGACGCTGACGCTCGAAGAGGCGATCGCGCTGATCGATGCGCGCGCGGCCAAAGGGCCGGCAAAGGGCAAGAAAAAGGCCGCGCCGAAGAAAAAGGCGGCTGCGAAGAAGCCTGCTGCAAAGAAGGCTCCGGCCAAGAAGGCGGCCGCCGAATAG